In a genomic window of bacterium:
- the murD gene encoding UDP-N-acetylmuramoyl-L-alanine--D-glutamate ligase, with amino-acid sequence MSLDFLKNKKIHIVGISGMEGLAIFRWLKKHQIRAILHDFSPNLTALKENFFSFHDYLTTKEKKDIWQEILAEKEGLRLRKRYLEGVNKADIVFVPQSWFRYPQNESLHRVEGKVKFMQLTELYFLLFKGLIIGISGSSGKSTTSALIYHLLKNLPQRKVWLSGNDRNNPPVLDKIEEANKKDILILEISNRQLIGLKHSPDIAVLTTVSPTHLDDHASFSEYVEVKKNLVRYQKPFSLAVLNYENHYLRSFASATPADVYWFGLKPVKKKGAFLDKETLYFYFGKKEEIIRKEELLIPGRHNVLNALAASLVAKRVGAPIEKIRKGLQSFKGLKHRLELIAKWRGVEFYNDSQATNPEAAAAAIEAFPGRKKIVIAGGKSKPNPNDFADWLKVVAREVKALFLIGEAKEQIAKLWLEMGNSKVLVKKCSSLEEALRKVFSLLDGGEVVLLSPACESFGEFKDYRERGRKFKKLVKEQIAKFKYGKV; translated from the coding sequence ATGTCTCTTGATTTTCTCAAAAACAAAAAAATCCATATAGTTGGTATTTCCGGGATGGAGGGGTTGGCGATTTTCAGGTGGTTGAAAAAACACCAAATCAGGGCTATCTTGCATGATTTTTCCCCTAATTTAACAGCTTTAAAAGAAAACTTTTTTTCTTTTCATGATTATTTAACAACCAAAGAGAAAAAAGATATTTGGCAGGAGATTTTAGCAGAGAAAGAGGGGTTGCGTTTGCGAAAAAGATATCTTGAGGGTGTCAATAAAGCTGATATTGTTTTTGTTCCCCAATCTTGGTTTAGATACCCCCAAAACGAATCTCTGCATAGAGTAGAAGGCAAGGTTAAATTTATGCAGCTTACAGAGCTTTATTTTCTTCTTTTTAAGGGTTTAATTATTGGCATTAGCGGCAGTTCGGGCAAATCAACAACCTCAGCTCTTATATACCATCTTTTAAAAAATCTGCCGCAAAGAAAAGTTTGGCTTTCAGGAAATGACAGAAATAATCCACCGGTTTTAGATAAGATTGAAGAAGCCAACAAAAAAGACATACTTATTTTGGAGATTTCTAATCGCCAACTTATTGGTTTGAAACATTCACCTGATATCGCTGTTTTGACTACTGTTTCGCCGACCCATCTTGATGACCATGCTTCTTTTTCTGAATATGTTGAAGTTAAAAAGAACCTAGTGCGTTATCAGAAGCCTTTTTCCTTGGCTGTGCTTAATTATGAAAATCACTATTTACGCAGTTTTGCTTCTGCTACACCAGCTGATGTTTATTGGTTTGGTCTAAAACCGGTTAAGAAAAAAGGTGCTTTTTTAGATAAAGAGACATTGTATTTTTATTTTGGCAAAAAAGAAGAGATTATTAGAAAGGAAGAGCTTCTTATACCGGGCAGACACAATGTTTTAAATGCTTTAGCTGCCAGTTTGGTGGCTAAAAGAGTAGGGGCGCCAATAGAAAAGATAAGAAAAGGTTTGCAGAGTTTTAAAGGATTAAAACATCGTTTAGAGCTAATAGCTAAGTGGCGTGGAGTAGAGTTTTATAACGATTCCCAAGCTACAAATCCGGAGGCAGCGGCGGCGGCAATTGAGGCCTTTCCGGGCAGGAAAAAAATTGTTATTGCTGGCGGCAAGTCCAAACCAAATCCTAATGATTTTGCTGATTGGTTAAAAGTAGTAGCCAGAGAAGTTAAGGCTTTGTTTTTAATCGGTGAAGCTAAAGAGCAGATAGCTAAACTTTGGTTAGAAATGGGCAATAGTAAAGTTTTAGTAAAAAAATGCTCCTCTTTAGAGGAAGCATTAAGAAAAGTTTTTTCTCTTCTTGATGGTGGGGAAGTAGTGCTTCTTTCGCCTGCTTGCGAGAGTTTTGGTGAGTTTAAAGACTATCGGGAGAGAGGCAGAAAGTTCAAAAAATTAGTTAAAGAACAGATAGCTAAATTTAAATATGGCAAGGTTTAA